Proteins from a single region of Sneathiella aquimaris:
- a CDS encoding CHAD domain-containing protein: MVTEKRADAGNDRPEDAYKLPPLDLRDATTVEAAARLIFKECSVHLRTNFERFVAYEDEPSLMQIRIGMRRTRVAMRVFRQIIHPEVLKNFSREYKYFGRLLGEARDMDVFLRGILSEDCPLDGQEDAYEELRHHALIMREKEYKLIAVEIRGGRFAMQLENFDNWRKEDWSKRLGRTGQKILNASAREFALEVIEDGRQEMLSQGASIEELSTQELHKVRKFIKRSRYHLRFFASLIAAEKRHQGYDILVKMQDSLGHVNDVKEALRLMGILGGEVRADHIANILLLIAEKISVAGEEVQQHLSEFTTHWHHYEEFVITQDDLLPS; the protein is encoded by the coding sequence ATGGTCACTGAAAAACGTGCAGATGCAGGCAATGATCGACCGGAGGACGCGTATAAATTGCCGCCCCTGGATCTGCGCGATGCAACCACTGTCGAAGCCGCCGCCCGGCTTATTTTTAAAGAATGTTCCGTTCATCTTAGGACAAATTTTGAACGTTTTGTGGCTTATGAAGACGAACCTTCTTTAATGCAGATCAGAATTGGGATGCGCCGCACAAGGGTCGCGATGCGGGTTTTCCGTCAAATCATTCATCCAGAAGTTTTGAAAAATTTTTCCCGAGAATACAAATATTTTGGCAGGCTTTTAGGCGAAGCGCGGGACATGGATGTGTTTCTGCGAGGGATTTTGAGCGAAGATTGCCCGCTGGATGGTCAGGAAGATGCCTACGAAGAGTTGCGCCATCATGCCCTCATTATGCGCGAAAAGGAATACAAACTTATCGCTGTAGAAATTCGGGGTGGCCGGTTTGCGATGCAACTGGAGAATTTTGACAACTGGCGAAAGGAAGACTGGTCAAAACGACTGGGTCGGACAGGCCAGAAAATTCTGAACGCGTCTGCACGGGAATTTGCTCTTGAAGTGATCGAGGATGGCCGTCAGGAGATGCTTAGCCAAGGTGCGTCCATTGAGGAGCTGTCCACACAGGAGCTGCATAAAGTCCGTAAATTTATAAAGCGCTCTCGTTATCATCTGAGGTTTTTTGCGTCTTTGATTGCCGCGGAAAAGCGACATCAGGGGTATGATATTCTTGTGAAAATGCAGGATAGCCTGGGGCACGTAAATGATGTGAAAGAGGCCTTACGCCTGATGGGGATTCTCGGGGGCGAGGTGAGAGCGGATCACATTGCGAATATCCTGTTGTTGATCGCCGAAAAAATTTCGGTGGCGGGAGAAGAAGTGCAGCAGCATTTGTCAGAGTTCACAACTCACTGGCACCACTATGAGGAATTCGTCATCACTCAGGATGATTTGTTGCCCAGTTGA
- a CDS encoding SCO family protein, whose amino-acid sequence MNKIFTYSVAALVVAGFTIAVLFFTGLIPGSRGTSQGSGIIAGAPQIGGAFELVDNKGNTVTDKTFHGKMSLIFFGYTFCPDVCPTEMQTFAQVMEALGDDAEQVTPIFITVDPSRDTVEVVDEFVQSFHPAIVGLTGSEAQVETVKKMYRAYSQKQEDGDPEYYLVDHTSFTYLMGPDGQLSTVFRYGTTPEEITTHIKEQL is encoded by the coding sequence ATGAACAAAATCTTTACCTATTCAGTCGCCGCTCTTGTTGTTGCAGGCTTTACAATTGCCGTCCTATTTTTCACGGGTCTTATTCCCGGATCCCGTGGTACCAGTCAGGGATCAGGCATTATTGCTGGGGCTCCGCAAATTGGCGGGGCGTTTGAGCTCGTCGATAACAAAGGTAACACTGTTACCGACAAGACCTTCCATGGGAAGATGTCTCTGATTTTCTTCGGTTATACTTTCTGTCCCGATGTATGCCCGACGGAAATGCAGACCTTTGCTCAAGTAATGGAAGCTCTTGGAGACGACGCAGAGCAGGTAACACCCATCTTCATTACTGTTGATCCGTCCCGTGATACAGTCGAAGTTGTCGATGAGTTTGTTCAGTCCTTTCATCCGGCGATTGTCGGATTGACAGGCAGTGAAGCGCAGGTCGAGACAGTGAAAAAAATGTATCGTGCCTATAGTCAGAAGCAGGAAGATGGGGATCCGGAATACTACTTGGTGGATCACACATCTTTCACATATCTGATGGGCCCGGATGGCCAGCTTTCAACAGTATTTCGTTATGGAACAACACCGGAAGAAATCACCACTCACATAAAAGAACAACTCTAG
- a CDS encoding ABC transporter permease → MSSSASQSFFSRCLQSRSFLVGGLLTGFLLLCALVSLFWTPGEVYDIVISDRFLPPSADHWLGTDQFGRDVMSMLMTGTQNSITVGIVAVSIGLFAGVGFGLLASAKRGWTEEIIMRMSDFSFAFPAILSAIMITAILGPGGVNSIIAIGIYNVPVFARLTRGTANSIWAREYVMAARASGKGKFRITIEHVLPNILSIVIVQATIQFAIAILAEAALSYLGLGTQPPHPSWGRMLNEAQTLMFLQPMQAIYPGAAIAIAVFGLNLLGDGLRDVLDPRLSRKR, encoded by the coding sequence ATGAGTAGTTCTGCCTCCCAGTCGTTTTTTAGCCGTTGCCTGCAAAGTCGCAGCTTTCTCGTCGGTGGATTGCTGACAGGGTTCTTATTGCTGTGCGCACTGGTTTCATTGTTTTGGACCCCCGGCGAAGTATATGACATTGTCATTTCTGACCGCTTCTTACCCCCTTCTGCTGACCACTGGCTCGGAACAGATCAATTTGGTCGGGATGTCATGTCGATGCTTATGACGGGCACTCAAAATTCGATCACAGTCGGTATTGTCGCCGTTTCGATTGGCTTGTTTGCTGGTGTTGGTTTTGGATTGCTGGCGTCAGCCAAGCGCGGCTGGACCGAAGAAATTATTATGCGAATGAGTGATTTCTCGTTCGCATTTCCGGCTATTTTGTCAGCCATCATGATCACCGCTATTCTGGGTCCAGGCGGGGTCAATTCAATCATCGCCATTGGTATCTACAATGTCCCGGTCTTCGCCCGCCTGACCCGCGGTACAGCCAATTCCATTTGGGCCCGCGAATATGTAATGGCCGCCCGCGCATCCGGTAAAGGCAAGTTCAGAATTACCATTGAGCATGTATTGCCGAACATTCTGTCTATCGTCATTGTTCAGGCAACCATTCAGTTCGCGATTGCGATCCTGGCAGAGGCTGCACTGTCCTATCTTGGCCTTGGCACACAGCCACCGCACCCTTCTTGGGGCCGTATGCTCAATGAAGCCCAGACCCTTATGTTCTTACAGCCAATGCAGGCTATCTATCCCGGGGCCGCCATCGCCATTGCCGTCTTTGGGCTGAACCTGTTGGGAGATGGCCTAAGAGATGTCCTTGATCCACGTCTAAGCAGGAAGCGTTAG
- a CDS encoding NAD(P)-binding domain-containing protein: MGVLDGKIVGFVGTDHLGKPLAKRIRTAGAKTYAFHNIPATRYDFAREGINLCESPAEVADKTSGGAIILTHSDQKQLSAMMEGENSFLEHLTSGTLVIDMGAGDPDVSKEYKKAAQEKGAIWISAPISADESKVASGDLEIQASASDNEYTLALPILNCLGKSISRVDN, encoded by the coding sequence ATGGGAGTACTCGATGGAAAAATTGTCGGCTTTGTCGGCACTGATCATCTTGGAAAACCGTTAGCGAAACGGATCCGTACAGCTGGTGCTAAGACTTATGCCTTTCACAATATACCAGCCACCCGATATGATTTCGCACGGGAAGGCATTAATTTATGCGAGTCACCTGCAGAGGTTGCTGACAAAACCTCAGGCGGGGCAATCATACTGACACATTCTGATCAGAAACAATTATCCGCCATGATGGAAGGGGAAAATTCGTTTTTAGAACATCTCACATCAGGAACGCTTGTCATCGATATGGGTGCTGGCGATCCGGATGTATCCAAAGAATACAAGAAAGCCGCGCAGGAAAAAGGGGCCATCTGGATTAGTGCTCCTATTTCTGCTGACGAAAGCAAGGTTGCTAGCGGTGATTTGGAAATTCAGGCGTCCGCGTCTGACAATGAATATACTCTTGCCTTACCGATCTTGAACTGCCTTGGTAAATCCATCAGCCGGGTGGATAATTAA
- a CDS encoding ABC transporter permease subunit encodes MSVFFAKRFMTLLATLVGASIVIFTVMEILPGDPALVILGVDATDEAILALTKELGLDRPVMERYFDWIFGILQGELGNSYAYRVPVWELVEGALKITVPLAILSMSLSVVIALVIGLYAAANHNKASDISLMGVSQLGISVPNFWLAVLLILFFAVKLRWLPPGGFPGWEEGFWACFRALLLPAIALATVQGAILARITRSSVLEVFREDYVRTARAKGLSQRKTLWLHVLRNAMIPVLTVTGLQFANLLAGTVVVENVFHLPGLGSTVLKAINNRDTIVVENVVLMLAGMVVVTNFVVDMLYAVIDPRLKAHDI; translated from the coding sequence ATGAGTGTTTTTTTCGCAAAACGTTTTATGACACTTCTTGCGACTCTCGTTGGCGCATCAATTGTCATTTTTACTGTAATGGAAATTCTGCCCGGGGACCCCGCATTGGTTATCCTTGGGGTCGATGCTACCGATGAAGCAATCCTCGCACTGACCAAGGAGCTTGGGCTCGACCGTCCTGTAATGGAACGATATTTCGACTGGATTTTTGGGATTCTGCAAGGTGAACTGGGGAACAGCTACGCCTATCGGGTTCCGGTCTGGGAACTGGTAGAAGGGGCCCTTAAAATCACCGTTCCCTTGGCCATCCTGTCCATGAGTTTAAGTGTCGTCATTGCTTTGGTAATCGGCCTTTATGCGGCTGCCAACCACAATAAAGCCAGTGATATTTCCCTGATGGGTGTGAGCCAATTAGGAATTTCTGTCCCTAACTTCTGGCTTGCGGTTCTGCTTATTCTTTTCTTTGCGGTCAAACTGCGCTGGCTTCCACCGGGTGGTTTTCCGGGATGGGAAGAAGGCTTTTGGGCTTGCTTCAGGGCCTTGCTTCTGCCCGCGATTGCGCTCGCGACTGTTCAGGGCGCGATCCTTGCCCGAATTACCCGCTCTTCCGTCCTGGAAGTATTCCGTGAAGATTATGTCCGCACAGCCCGGGCAAAAGGCCTAAGCCAAAGAAAAACACTGTGGCTGCATGTGTTGCGCAACGCAATGATACCGGTCCTTACCGTCACCGGTCTTCAATTTGCCAATCTTCTTGCTGGAACCGTCGTCGTTGAGAATGTCTTCCACCTGCCCGGTCTGGGATCAACTGTCCTGAAAGCCATCAACAATCGCGATACAATTGTTGTTGAAAACGTTGTTCTGATGTTGGCTGGCATGGTTGTCGTCACGAATTTTGTCGTTGATATGTTATACGCGGTTATCGACCCAAGATTGAAAGCCCACGATATATGA
- a CDS encoding FAS1-like dehydratase domain-containing protein has translation MTENKIELSDWIGNQEKRTEIIHQQSLDGFAAFMDQETPASPYVPSGGHWMYFLPTDKQSNLARDGHSYKGGFLPPVDLPRRMWAGGRLTFNRPIKAGDVIEKVSTVKSIVEKNGRTGRLVFVTVEHELKGENGRYIMEEHDIVYRDDPQVNAPKKNPEKASTDYDWHQTIVPDPVMLFRYSALTFNGHRIHYDREYVTGVEGYPGLIVHGPLIGTYLMQLASDHMEGKSLKNFEFRNFNPIFDIAPFKICGKKIDDSLCSVWAMGPEGELAVSATAQF, from the coding sequence ATGACTGAGAATAAGATAGAACTGTCCGATTGGATCGGCAATCAGGAAAAGCGAACTGAAATCATTCATCAGCAGTCCCTTGATGGTTTTGCCGCTTTCATGGATCAGGAGACCCCAGCATCACCCTATGTTCCATCGGGCGGTCATTGGATGTATTTCCTGCCAACGGACAAGCAATCCAATCTGGCACGGGATGGGCATAGTTATAAGGGAGGTTTCCTGCCCCCGGTTGACCTTCCAAGACGGATGTGGGCCGGCGGAAGGCTTACCTTCAATCGCCCCATAAAGGCGGGAGATGTCATCGAGAAGGTTTCGACGGTCAAATCTATCGTTGAAAAGAACGGACGCACGGGCCGCCTGGTTTTTGTAACAGTGGAACATGAACTCAAAGGGGAAAACGGCCGCTATATCATGGAAGAACATGATATTGTTTATCGAGATGACCCACAGGTAAATGCTCCAAAGAAAAACCCCGAAAAAGCATCAACCGACTATGACTGGCATCAGACCATCGTTCCGGACCCGGTCATGTTATTCCGTTATTCTGCTTTAACTTTTAACGGGCACCGCATTCATTATGACCGAGAATATGTGACCGGTGTAGAGGGATATCCGGGTCTCATCGTCCACGGGCCATTGATCGGAACCTATTTGATGCAACTTGCATCCGACCATATGGAAGGGAAAAGCCTGAAAAACTTTGAATTCAGGAATTTCAATCCGATCTTTGACATTGCCCCCTTTAAGATTTGCGGAAAAAAAATCGACGACAGCCTGTGCAGTGTCTGGGCCATGGGTCCAGAGGGGGAACTGGCAGTTTCAGCAACGGCGCAATTTTAG
- a CDS encoding tellurite resistance TerB family protein, whose product MSLTLHTALISTMVIVSAADGDMTDREFNTIGEIVKTLPVFSEYNQDHLVEDARASMDMLSGEGDLNSMVSKIKAVLPKKLHDTAYALACDIAVCDGQLSQEELRLLEILRHGLNVDRLTAAAIERGAAIRFVRL is encoded by the coding sequence ATGTCACTTACGCTTCACACCGCATTGATCTCAACAATGGTGATCGTTTCCGCGGCTGACGGAGACATGACAGACCGGGAATTTAATACGATCGGTGAAATTGTCAAAACGCTTCCGGTATTCTCTGAATATAATCAGGATCACCTGGTCGAGGATGCCCGCGCTTCCATGGACATGTTAAGTGGTGAAGGCGACCTGAACAGCATGGTGTCCAAAATCAAGGCTGTCTTGCCGAAGAAATTACATGACACAGCCTATGCTCTGGCCTGTGACATTGCTGTTTGTGATGGTCAGCTTAGCCAGGAAGAATTGCGCCTGCTGGAAATTCTCAGACATGGATTGAACGTTGACCGACTGACGGCCGCGGCTATTGAGCGTGGGGCTGCTATTCGCTTTGTCCGCCTGTAA
- a CDS encoding alpha/beta family hydrolase — protein MYLENGNVNSKTKLILAHGAGAPMDSPFMDYFAEKLAGDDLHVIRFEFPYMQERRENGKKRPPNKQDILLACWRQLIADFAGADRLFIGGKSMGGRMASLVADEGGVSGLVCLGYPFYAIGKLDKPRIEHLKTLKCPTLVVQGERDSMGNRDAVERYDLSDNVKVYWTEDGDHSFKPRKASGRTEIENWDAAIDAVKQFI, from the coding sequence ATGTATCTGGAAAACGGTAACGTGAATTCTAAAACAAAACTTATTCTGGCACATGGTGCGGGCGCCCCAATGGATAGCCCGTTTATGGACTATTTTGCTGAAAAACTGGCGGGGGATGATCTTCACGTAATCCGGTTCGAGTTTCCCTATATGCAGGAGCGGCGGGAAAATGGGAAAAAGCGCCCGCCGAACAAGCAGGATATTCTCTTGGCCTGTTGGCGCCAGCTAATCGCAGATTTCGCGGGGGCAGACCGCTTGTTCATTGGCGGAAAGTCAATGGGGGGACGCATGGCGTCGTTGGTCGCCGATGAGGGCGGCGTTTCAGGCCTGGTTTGTCTGGGCTACCCTTTTTACGCCATCGGTAAGCTGGATAAACCACGGATTGAACATTTGAAGACCCTGAAATGCCCAACGCTTGTTGTTCAGGGCGAGCGCGATAGCATGGGAAATCGGGACGCCGTTGAACGGTATGATCTGTCCGATAACGTTAAGGTCTATTGGACAGAAGACGGGGATCACAGCTTTAAGCCGCGTAAAGCGTCCGGCCGGACCGAGATAGAAAATTGGGACGCGGCTATTGATGCTGTGAAGCAGTTTATATAA
- a CDS encoding sterol desaturase family protein: MSDFILQNEPTIRLGFFFGSLLLVGVWEFLSPTRKLRAPKLWRWTQNLGLTFFNSLLLRLVFPILAVSMALIAQENGWGLLNMVSLPLWLSVIIAIIVQDLVIYGQHVAFHHVPVLWRLHKVHHADIDYDVTTGARFHPVEIALSMGIKLGVILLLGPPVLSVILFEVILSSMAMFNHANASLPKPVDGILRLFVVTPDMHRVHHSILIPELNRNFGFNLAIWDRLFRTYQAAPQKGQQGMTIGLSSYQKAERQSFFWMILLPFRKEKAQLGNKSS; this comes from the coding sequence ATGTCTGATTTTATTTTACAGAACGAACCGACCATCCGCCTCGGTTTCTTCTTTGGCAGCCTTTTACTTGTTGGGGTGTGGGAATTTTTAAGTCCAACACGAAAACTCCGCGCCCCAAAACTGTGGCGGTGGACCCAGAATCTGGGGCTTACATTCTTTAATTCTCTGCTTTTACGTTTAGTGTTTCCAATTCTGGCGGTTAGCATGGCCCTTATCGCCCAGGAAAATGGCTGGGGACTATTGAATATGGTCTCTCTGCCCCTTTGGTTATCGGTTATTATCGCCATTATTGTTCAGGATTTAGTTATTTATGGACAACATGTGGCCTTCCACCATGTCCCTGTTCTTTGGCGCCTCCACAAGGTTCATCATGCCGATATAGACTATGATGTGACAACCGGAGCCCGTTTTCATCCTGTCGAAATCGCCCTTTCAATGGGAATTAAGTTAGGCGTCATTCTTCTTCTCGGACCCCCTGTGCTTAGCGTCATTCTGTTTGAAGTCATTCTCAGTTCCATGGCCATGTTCAACCATGCCAATGCCAGCTTGCCAAAACCGGTTGATGGAATTTTACGGCTGTTTGTTGTGACGCCAGATATGCATCGGGTGCACCATTCTATTCTGATCCCAGAATTGAACCGAAATTTTGGGTTCAATCTGGCGATCTGGGACAGGCTGTTCCGGACCTATCAAGCCGCCCCTCAAAAAGGACAGCAGGGGATGACAATCGGTTTGTCCAGCTATCAAAAAGCAGAACGCCAATCGTTTTTCTGGATGATTCTACTGCCGTTTCGCAAAGAAAAAGCTCAACTGGGCAACAAATCATCCTGA
- a CDS encoding copper chaperone PCu(A)C yields MKFFKFGIATAVAVTLMSGLFATPSYADGMMMAKDGWARSRTASAKVAGAFVTLHNMGKEDDRLIGATSKIAKRTEIHTTKMTDGVMKMIQVEEGIAIKAGETVQMKPGSYHIMFMGLTEVLAEGKEIPVTLKFEKAGDVDILVSVKKAGSMGHGGHGGMKKMDHGSMKKTN; encoded by the coding sequence ATGAAATTCTTTAAATTTGGAATTGCAACCGCTGTTGCTGTCACTCTTATGTCCGGTTTGTTCGCTACTCCGTCTTATGCAGATGGAATGATGATGGCAAAAGACGGATGGGCCCGGTCCCGCACGGCATCTGCGAAGGTTGCAGGCGCGTTCGTAACGCTTCACAATATGGGCAAGGAAGATGACCGTTTGATCGGCGCGACATCCAAAATTGCAAAACGGACGGAAATTCACACGACCAAAATGACAGACGGTGTGATGAAGATGATCCAGGTGGAAGAGGGCATTGCGATCAAGGCCGGTGAAACCGTTCAGATGAAGCCGGGTAGCTATCATATCATGTTTATGGGGCTGACAGAGGTGCTTGCAGAAGGAAAGGAAATTCCGGTGACCTTGAAATTTGAAAAAGCCGGTGACGTGGATATTCTGGTCTCTGTCAAGAAAGCGGGTTCCATGGGTCACGGTGGCCATGGTGGCATGAAGAAAATGGATCATGGATCCATGAAAAAAACCAACTAA